Proteins from a single region of Theobroma cacao cultivar B97-61/B2 chromosome 10, Criollo_cocoa_genome_V2, whole genome shotgun sequence:
- the LOC18586473 gene encoding splicing factor U2af large subunit B isoform X2 has translation MTDYEEARYQGNGDNLDNSYGGGSSPQPRPDDQNDSKSQQGSRDYERESSRSREKDREKGRDKERDKDRDRHRERDRDREKYRDRDRHHRDRHRDRSRERSERRDRGRDRDDDDYYQSRDYDRRRDYDRDREDRHRRRSQSRSRGRSEHRSKSRSRSRSRSKSKRISGFDMAPPASAMLAAGAAAAAAAGQIPGTSPTLPGVFPNMFPLATGQPFGALPVMPVQAMTQQATRHARRVYVGGLPPTANEQSVATFFSHVMAAIGGNTAGPGDAVVNVYINHEKKFAFVEMRSVEEASNAMAVDGIIFEGAPVKVRRPSDYNPSLAATLGPSQPNPSLNLAAVGLTPGSAGGLEGPDRIFVGGLPYYFTEAQIRELLESFGPLRGFDLVKDRETGNSKGYAFCVYQDLSVTDIACAALNGIKMGDKTLTVRRANQGATQPKPEQESILQHAQQQIALQRLILQPQGVPTNVVCLTQALNVDDLRDDEEYEDIVEDMRQEGGKYGALVNVVIPRPNPSGEAAPGVGKVFLEYLDVEGSKKAQGAMNGRKFGGNQVIAVFYPENKFAQGEYDG, from the exons ATGACTGACTACGAAGAAGCGCGGTACCAAGGCAACGGAGACAACCTCGATAACAGTTATGGCGGAGGTTCTTCACCTCAGCCTCGCCCCGATGATCAAAACGACTCTAAATCTCAG CAAGGATCTCGGGATTATGAGAGGGAGTCCTCTAGAAGTAGGGAAAAGGATAGAGAGAAAGGACGCGACAAGGAAAGGGACAAGGACCGTGATCGCCATAGGGAAAGGGATAGGGATCGAGAAAAATATCGTGATCGGGACCGCCATCACAGAGATCGTCATAGGGATCGTAGTAGGGAACGCAGTGAGAGGAGGGATCGGGGAAGAGATAGGGATGATGATGATTATTACCAGAGTCGAGACTATGACAG AAGAAGGGACTATGATAGAGACAGGGAGGACAGGCATAGGCGCCGGTCTCAATCTCGTTCAAGGGGTAGATCTGAACACAGATCAAAGTCAAGATCTCGTTCACGCTCACGCTCAAAGAG CAAAAGAATTAGTGGTTTTGACATGGCCCCTCCAGCTTCAGCAATGTTAGCTGCTGGCGCTGCAGCAGCAGCTGCTGCAG GCCAGATTCCTGGGACTAGCCCAACCTTACCTGGAGTATTTCCCAACATGTTTCCTCTTGCAACCGGTCAG CCATTTGGTGCTCTCCCTGTAATGCCAGTTCAGGCAATGACTCAGCAG GCTACTCGGCATGCTCGTCGGGTTTACGTTGGAGGGCTTCCTCCTACAGCAAATGAACAG TCAGTCGCAACCTTCTTTAGCCATGTCATGGCTGCAATTGGTGGAAACACTGCTGGTCCAG GGGATGCTGTTGTTAATGTCTACATAAACCATGAAAAGAAGTTTGCTTTTGTAGAGATGAGATCTGTTGAGGAGGCCAGTAATGCAATGGCTGTAGATGGGATTATTTTTGAG GGAGCACCTGTGAAGGTGAGGAGACCTAGTGACTATAATCCCTCGCTTGCTGCAACTCTTGGTCCAAGCCAGCCCAATCCCAGTCTTAATCTAGCTGCTGTGGGTCTAACTCCTGGTTCTGCTGGTGGGCTTGAGGGTCCAGATCGCATATTTGTTGGCGGGCTTCCGTATTACTTCACAGAAGCACAGATCAGGGAGCTATTGGAGTCTTTTGGGCCTCTTCGAGGTTTTGATCTAGTAAAAGATAGAGAAACTGGAAACTCGAAAGGCTATGCTTTTTGTGTTTATCAAGACCTGTCAGTTACAGATATAGCTTGTGCTGCTCTAAATGGGATTAAAATGGGTGATAAAACTCTCACTGTTAGGCGAGCAAACCAGGGTGCTACCCAACCTAAGCCAGAGCAAGAGAGTATACTCCAGCATGCACAGCAGCAGATTGCTTTGCAG aGGCTTATTTTGCAACCACAAGGTGTGCCTACAAATGTTGTGTGCCTGACTCAAGCACTTAATGTAGATGATCTCAGAGATGATGAGGAGTATGAAGACATTGTGGAAGACATGAGACAAGAGGGTGGAAAATATG GTGCATTGGTGAATGTTGTCATCCCACGCCCAAACCCAAGTGGAGAAGCAGCCCCAGGTGTAGGGAAG GTATTTCTGGAGTACTTAGACGTCGAAGGTTCAAAGAAAGCTCAAGGTGCGATGAATGGTCGGAAATTTGGTGGAAATCAAGTTATTGCCGTGTTTTATCCGGAGAACAAGTTTGCACAGGGGGAATACGATGGCTAa
- the LOC18586474 gene encoding exosome complex component RRP42 has product MVGLSVGEKHFIQGGIAQDLRSDGRKRLTYRPIYVETGVIPQAHGSARIRLGATDVIASVKAELGKPSALQPDKGKIAIYVDCSPTAAPMFEGRGGEELSTELSVALQRCLLGGKSGAGSGIDPSSLVIVEGKVCWDLYIDGLVISSDGNLLDALGAAIKAALSNTGIPKVNVASETSGDEQPEVNISDEEFLQFDTSGIPVIVTLTKVGRHYIVDATSEEESQINSAISISINRKGHICGLTKRGGAGLDPSIILDMISVAKHVSEQLINKLDSEIAAAEANEEES; this is encoded by the exons ATGGTGGGGCTTTCTGTTGGAGAAAAACATTTCATACAAGGTGGAATTGCTCAAGACCTTCGTTCGGATGGTCGAAAAAGGTTAACTTACCGACCCATATATGTTGAAACTGGAGTTATTCCTCAG GCGCATGGTTCGGCAAGAATTAGGCTTGGTGCAACTGATGTTATTGCCAGTGTTAAG GCAGAGCTTGGAAAACCAAGTGCATTGCAACCTGACAAAGGAAAGATTGCTATATATGTTGATTGTAGTCCAACTGCAGCACCAATGTTTGAG GGTAGAGGGGGTGAGGAGTTGTCAACAGAACTCTCAGTTGCTCTGCAGCGTTGCCTCTTAGGTGGTAAAAGTGGAGCAG GATCTGGAATCGATCCCTCATCTCTGGTGATTGTGGAAGGAAAAGTTTGCTGGGATCTCTATATTGATGGGCTTGTTATTAGTTCAGACGGGAATTTGCTAGATGCCCTTGGTGCTGCCATTAAG GCTGCTTTAAGCAATACTGGCATTCCAAAGGTCAATGTTGCATCCGAGACATCAGGTGATGAGCAACCTGAAGTCAACATAAGCGACGAGGAGTTTTTACAGTTTGACACGTCTGGCATCCCTGTCATTGTTACACTGACGAAG GTGGGGAGGCACTATATTGTCGATGCTACTTCAGAAGAGGAATCCCAAATAAACTCAGCTATCTCAATTTCAATTAACCGGAAAGGGCACATTTGTGGCCTTACCAAACGAGGTGGCGCTGGCCTCGATCCAAGTATTATTCTTGACATGATATCTGTAGCAAAACATGTAAGCGAGCAACTAATAAACAAATTGGATTCTGAGATTGCTGCCGCTGAAGCTAATGAAGAGGAATCATGA
- the LOC18586472 gene encoding ras-related protein RABF1, which translates to MGCSSSLPDRSAGRLSGLNNAENSGVPDAKNLRVKLVLLGDSGVGKSCIVLRFVRGQFDPTSKVTVGASFLSQTIALQDSTTVKFEIWDTAGQERYAALAPLYYRGAGVAVIVYDITSPESFTKAQYWVKELQKHGSPDIVMALVGNKADLHENREVPVQDGIDYAEKNGMFFIETSAKTADNINQLFEEIAKRLPRPSSS; encoded by the exons ATGGGTTGCTCTTCTTCTCTTCCAG ATAGGAGTGCTGGGCGTTTGAGTGGACTTAACAATGCAGAGAATTCTGGAGTGCCTGATGCCAAAAATCTACGTGTAAAG CTGGTCTTGTTAGGTGATTCTGGAGTTGGGAAAAGTTGTATTGTTCTTCGCTTTGTTCGTGGCCAGTTTGACCCTACATCCAAG GTAACCGTTGGAGCTTCATTCTTGTCACAGACAATAGCTTTGCAAGATTCAACTACTGTTAAGTTTGAAATATGGGACACAGCTGGACAAGAGAG GTATGCTGCATTGGCACCTCTATACTACCGAGGAGCTGGAGTTGCGGTCATTGTGTATGATATAACTAGCCCGGAGTCATTCACCAAAGCACAATATTGGGTTAAG GAGCTGCAAAAACATGGGAGCCCAGATATAGTGATGGCTTTAGTTGGTAATAAAGCTGATCTTCATGAGAATCGAGAAGTACCAGTTCAA GATGGCATTGACTATGCAGAGAAGAATGGGATGTTCTTTATTGAGACATCTGCCAAGACTGCAGATAATATAAATCAGTTGTTCGAG GAAATTGCTAAGCGACTTCCCCGCCCATCATCTTCATGA
- the LOC18586473 gene encoding splicing factor U2af large subunit B isoform X4, translating to MFPLATGQPFGALPVMPVQAMTQQATRHARRVYVGGLPPTANEQSVATFFSHVMAAIGGNTAGPGDAVVNVYINHEKKFAFVEMRSVEEASNAMAVDGIIFEGAPVKVRRPSDYNPSLAATLGPSQPNPSLNLAAVGLTPGSAGGLEGPDRIFVGGLPYYFTEAQIRELLESFGPLRGFDLVKDRETGNSKGYAFCVYQDLSVTDIACAALNGIKMGDKTLTVRRANQGATQPKPEQESILQHAQQQIALQRLILQPQGVPTNVVCLTQALNVDDLRDDEEYEDIVEDMRQEGGKYGALVNVVIPRPNPSGEAAPGVGKVFLEYLDVEGSKKAQGAMNGRKFGGNQVIAVFYPENKFAQGEYDG from the exons ATGTTTCCTCTTGCAACCGGTCAG CCATTTGGTGCTCTCCCTGTAATGCCAGTTCAGGCAATGACTCAGCAG GCTACTCGGCATGCTCGTCGGGTTTACGTTGGAGGGCTTCCTCCTACAGCAAATGAACAG TCAGTCGCAACCTTCTTTAGCCATGTCATGGCTGCAATTGGTGGAAACACTGCTGGTCCAG GGGATGCTGTTGTTAATGTCTACATAAACCATGAAAAGAAGTTTGCTTTTGTAGAGATGAGATCTGTTGAGGAGGCCAGTAATGCAATGGCTGTAGATGGGATTATTTTTGAG GGAGCACCTGTGAAGGTGAGGAGACCTAGTGACTATAATCCCTCGCTTGCTGCAACTCTTGGTCCAAGCCAGCCCAATCCCAGTCTTAATCTAGCTGCTGTGGGTCTAACTCCTGGTTCTGCTGGTGGGCTTGAGGGTCCAGATCGCATATTTGTTGGCGGGCTTCCGTATTACTTCACAGAAGCACAGATCAGGGAGCTATTGGAGTCTTTTGGGCCTCTTCGAGGTTTTGATCTAGTAAAAGATAGAGAAACTGGAAACTCGAAAGGCTATGCTTTTTGTGTTTATCAAGACCTGTCAGTTACAGATATAGCTTGTGCTGCTCTAAATGGGATTAAAATGGGTGATAAAACTCTCACTGTTAGGCGAGCAAACCAGGGTGCTACCCAACCTAAGCCAGAGCAAGAGAGTATACTCCAGCATGCACAGCAGCAGATTGCTTTGCAG aGGCTTATTTTGCAACCACAAGGTGTGCCTACAAATGTTGTGTGCCTGACTCAAGCACTTAATGTAGATGATCTCAGAGATGATGAGGAGTATGAAGACATTGTGGAAGACATGAGACAAGAGGGTGGAAAATATG GTGCATTGGTGAATGTTGTCATCCCACGCCCAAACCCAAGTGGAGAAGCAGCCCCAGGTGTAGGGAAG GTATTTCTGGAGTACTTAGACGTCGAAGGTTCAAAGAAAGCTCAAGGTGCGATGAATGGTCGGAAATTTGGTGGAAATCAAGTTATTGCCGTGTTTTATCCGGAGAACAAGTTTGCACAGGGGGAATACGATGGCTAa
- the LOC18586475 gene encoding SKP1-like protein 11, translated as MSSSNNSGKVLKLKSKDNQIFEVEESVAIQSELIKNMVEAGCDIGVIPLLMVHSKTLRNVIEWCQKHVDYVEENDNESNEEDVKNWESEICEEENNNGSDAEEIRNWESEICEEENNNGSDEEEIRNWESEICEEENNNGSDEEEIRNWESEICEEENNGSDEEEIKNWESEENNDGSDKEEVKNWESEDNNAGSDNDELKNWESKFVDIDKDSLYELLLAADYLNIDSLLDRVIKQVADMIKASRSVEEVRQTFGIKSDFTPEEEEEIRKEISWID; from the coding sequence ATGTCATCATCCAATAATTCTGGTAAGGTATTAAAGCTGAAGAGCAAGGACAACCAAATCTTCGAGGTCGAAGAATCGGTGGCCATACAATCGGAGCTCATCAAGAACATGGTCGAAGCTGGCTGCGACATTGGTGTGATTCCGTTGCTCATGGTGCATAGCAAGACCTTAAGGAATGTAATAGAATGGTGTCAAAAACATGTTGATTATGTTGAAGAAAACGACAACGAATCAAACGAAGAAGATGTCAAGAATTGGGAGTCAGAAATATGTGAGGAAGAAAACAACAATGGATCAGACGCAGAAGAAATCAGGAATTGGGAGTCAGAAATATGTGAGGAAGAAAACAACAATGGATCAGACGAAGAAGAAATCAGGAATTGGGAGTCAGAAATATGTGAGGAAGAAAACAACAATGGATCAGACGAAGAAGAAATCAGGAATTGGGAGTCAGAAATATGTGAGGAAGAAAACAACGGATCAGACGAAGAAGAAATCAAGAATTGGGAGTCGGAAGAAAACAATGACGGATCAGACAAAGAAGAAGTCAAGAATTGGGAGTCGGAAGACAACAACGCTGGATCAGACAACGACGAACTCAAGAATTGGGAGTCGAAATTTGTGGACATCGATAAAGACAGCCTTTATGAGCTTCTCTTAGCTGCGGACTATCTCAACATTGATAGCTTGCTGGACCGAGTTATCAAACAAGTGGCGGATATGATTAAAGCAAGCAGGAGTGTTGAGGAAGTTCGTCAAACTTTTGGAATCAAGAGTGATTTTACTcccgaagaagaagaagaaattcgTAAGGAGATTTCTTGGATtgattaa
- the LOC18586473 gene encoding splicing factor U2af large subunit B isoform X3: MTDYEEARYQGNGDNLDNSYGGGSSPQPRPDDQNDSKSQQGSRDYERESSRSREKDREKGRDKERDKDRDRHRERDRDREKYRDRDRHHRDRHRDRSRERSERRDRGRDRDDDDYYQSRDYDRRRDYDRDREDRHRRRSQSRSRGRSEHRSKSRSRSRSRSKSKRISGFDMAPPASAMLAAGAAAAAAAGQIPGTSPTLPGVFPNMFPLATGQPFGALPVMPVQAMTQQATRHARRVYVGGLPPTANEQSVATFFSHVMAAIGGNTAGPGDAVVNVYINHEKKFAFVEMRSVEEASNAMAVDGIIFEGAPVKVRRPSDYNPSLAATLGPSQPNPSLNLAAVGLTPGSAGGLEGPDRIFVGGLPYYFTEAQIRELLESFGPLRGFDLVKDRETGNSKGYAFCVYQDLSVTDIACAALNGIKMGDKTLTVRRANQGATQPKPEQESILQHAQQQIALQRLILQPQGVPTNVVCLTQALNVDDLRDDEEYEDIVEDMRQEGGKYALSCSTFCYKESSLTYRQKTPNALSIFT, translated from the exons ATGACTGACTACGAAGAAGCGCGGTACCAAGGCAACGGAGACAACCTCGATAACAGTTATGGCGGAGGTTCTTCACCTCAGCCTCGCCCCGATGATCAAAACGACTCTAAATCTCAG CAAGGATCTCGGGATTATGAGAGGGAGTCCTCTAGAAGTAGGGAAAAGGATAGAGAGAAAGGACGCGACAAGGAAAGGGACAAGGACCGTGATCGCCATAGGGAAAGGGATAGGGATCGAGAAAAATATCGTGATCGGGACCGCCATCACAGAGATCGTCATAGGGATCGTAGTAGGGAACGCAGTGAGAGGAGGGATCGGGGAAGAGATAGGGATGATGATGATTATTACCAGAGTCGAGACTATGACAG AAGAAGGGACTATGATAGAGACAGGGAGGACAGGCATAGGCGCCGGTCTCAATCTCGTTCAAGGGGTAGATCTGAACACAGATCAAAGTCAAGATCTCGTTCACGCTCACGCTCAAAGAG CAAAAGAATTAGTGGTTTTGACATGGCCCCTCCAGCTTCAGCAATGTTAGCTGCTGGCGCTGCAGCAGCAGCTGCTGCAG GCCAGATTCCTGGGACTAGCCCAACCTTACCTGGAGTATTTCCCAACATGTTTCCTCTTGCAACCGGTCAG CCATTTGGTGCTCTCCCTGTAATGCCAGTTCAGGCAATGACTCAGCAG GCTACTCGGCATGCTCGTCGGGTTTACGTTGGAGGGCTTCCTCCTACAGCAAATGAACAG TCAGTCGCAACCTTCTTTAGCCATGTCATGGCTGCAATTGGTGGAAACACTGCTGGTCCAG GGGATGCTGTTGTTAATGTCTACATAAACCATGAAAAGAAGTTTGCTTTTGTAGAGATGAGATCTGTTGAGGAGGCCAGTAATGCAATGGCTGTAGATGGGATTATTTTTGAG GGAGCACCTGTGAAGGTGAGGAGACCTAGTGACTATAATCCCTCGCTTGCTGCAACTCTTGGTCCAAGCCAGCCCAATCCCAGTCTTAATCTAGCTGCTGTGGGTCTAACTCCTGGTTCTGCTGGTGGGCTTGAGGGTCCAGATCGCATATTTGTTGGCGGGCTTCCGTATTACTTCACAGAAGCACAGATCAGGGAGCTATTGGAGTCTTTTGGGCCTCTTCGAGGTTTTGATCTAGTAAAAGATAGAGAAACTGGAAACTCGAAAGGCTATGCTTTTTGTGTTTATCAAGACCTGTCAGTTACAGATATAGCTTGTGCTGCTCTAAATGGGATTAAAATGGGTGATAAAACTCTCACTGTTAGGCGAGCAAACCAGGGTGCTACCCAACCTAAGCCAGAGCAAGAGAGTATACTCCAGCATGCACAGCAGCAGATTGCTTTGCAG aGGCTTATTTTGCAACCACAAGGTGTGCCTACAAATGTTGTGTGCCTGACTCAAGCACTTAATGTAGATGATCTCAGAGATGATGAGGAGTATGAAGACATTGTGGAAGACATGAGACAAGAGGGTGGAAAATATG CCCTTTCTTGTTCCACATTCTGCTATAAAGAATCAAGCCTAACATACAGACAGAAGACTCCTAACGCTCTATCTATATTTACTTGA
- the LOC18586473 gene encoding splicing factor U2af large subunit B isoform X1 — MTDYEEARYQGNGDNLDNSYGGGSSPQPRPDDQNDSKSQQGSRDYERESSRSREKDREKGRDKERDKDRDRHRERDRDREKYRDRDRHHRDRHRDRSRERSERRDRGRDRDDDDYYQSRDYDRRRDYDRDREDRHRRRSQSRSRGRSEHRSKSRSRSRSRSKSKRISGFDMAPPASAMLAAGAAAAAAAGQIPGTSPTLPGVFPNMFPLATGQPFGALPVMPVQAMTQQATRHARRVYVGGLPPTANEQVLLSTVEALLLLCFHIKPIVTLAIILQSVATFFSHVMAAIGGNTAGPGDAVVNVYINHEKKFAFVEMRSVEEASNAMAVDGIIFEGAPVKVRRPSDYNPSLAATLGPSQPNPSLNLAAVGLTPGSAGGLEGPDRIFVGGLPYYFTEAQIRELLESFGPLRGFDLVKDRETGNSKGYAFCVYQDLSVTDIACAALNGIKMGDKTLTVRRANQGATQPKPEQESILQHAQQQIALQRLILQPQGVPTNVVCLTQALNVDDLRDDEEYEDIVEDMRQEGGKYGALVNVVIPRPNPSGEAAPGVGKVFLEYLDVEGSKKAQGAMNGRKFGGNQVIAVFYPENKFAQGEYDG; from the exons ATGACTGACTACGAAGAAGCGCGGTACCAAGGCAACGGAGACAACCTCGATAACAGTTATGGCGGAGGTTCTTCACCTCAGCCTCGCCCCGATGATCAAAACGACTCTAAATCTCAG CAAGGATCTCGGGATTATGAGAGGGAGTCCTCTAGAAGTAGGGAAAAGGATAGAGAGAAAGGACGCGACAAGGAAAGGGACAAGGACCGTGATCGCCATAGGGAAAGGGATAGGGATCGAGAAAAATATCGTGATCGGGACCGCCATCACAGAGATCGTCATAGGGATCGTAGTAGGGAACGCAGTGAGAGGAGGGATCGGGGAAGAGATAGGGATGATGATGATTATTACCAGAGTCGAGACTATGACAG AAGAAGGGACTATGATAGAGACAGGGAGGACAGGCATAGGCGCCGGTCTCAATCTCGTTCAAGGGGTAGATCTGAACACAGATCAAAGTCAAGATCTCGTTCACGCTCACGCTCAAAGAG CAAAAGAATTAGTGGTTTTGACATGGCCCCTCCAGCTTCAGCAATGTTAGCTGCTGGCGCTGCAGCAGCAGCTGCTGCAG GCCAGATTCCTGGGACTAGCCCAACCTTACCTGGAGTATTTCCCAACATGTTTCCTCTTGCAACCGGTCAG CCATTTGGTGCTCTCCCTGTAATGCCAGTTCAGGCAATGACTCAGCAG GCTACTCGGCATGCTCGTCGGGTTTACGTTGGAGGGCTTCCTCCTACAGCAAATGAACAGGTTTTACTCTCGACTGTTGAAGCATTATTATTGTTATGCTTTCATATAAAGCCAATAGTGACCCTTGCTATTATATTACAGTCAGTCGCAACCTTCTTTAGCCATGTCATGGCTGCAATTGGTGGAAACACTGCTGGTCCAG GGGATGCTGTTGTTAATGTCTACATAAACCATGAAAAGAAGTTTGCTTTTGTAGAGATGAGATCTGTTGAGGAGGCCAGTAATGCAATGGCTGTAGATGGGATTATTTTTGAG GGAGCACCTGTGAAGGTGAGGAGACCTAGTGACTATAATCCCTCGCTTGCTGCAACTCTTGGTCCAAGCCAGCCCAATCCCAGTCTTAATCTAGCTGCTGTGGGTCTAACTCCTGGTTCTGCTGGTGGGCTTGAGGGTCCAGATCGCATATTTGTTGGCGGGCTTCCGTATTACTTCACAGAAGCACAGATCAGGGAGCTATTGGAGTCTTTTGGGCCTCTTCGAGGTTTTGATCTAGTAAAAGATAGAGAAACTGGAAACTCGAAAGGCTATGCTTTTTGTGTTTATCAAGACCTGTCAGTTACAGATATAGCTTGTGCTGCTCTAAATGGGATTAAAATGGGTGATAAAACTCTCACTGTTAGGCGAGCAAACCAGGGTGCTACCCAACCTAAGCCAGAGCAAGAGAGTATACTCCAGCATGCACAGCAGCAGATTGCTTTGCAG aGGCTTATTTTGCAACCACAAGGTGTGCCTACAAATGTTGTGTGCCTGACTCAAGCACTTAATGTAGATGATCTCAGAGATGATGAGGAGTATGAAGACATTGTGGAAGACATGAGACAAGAGGGTGGAAAATATG GTGCATTGGTGAATGTTGTCATCCCACGCCCAAACCCAAGTGGAGAAGCAGCCCCAGGTGTAGGGAAG GTATTTCTGGAGTACTTAGACGTCGAAGGTTCAAAGAAAGCTCAAGGTGCGATGAATGGTCGGAAATTTGGTGGAAATCAAGTTATTGCCGTGTTTTATCCGGAGAACAAGTTTGCACAGGGGGAATACGATGGCTAa